The DNA window GACGGTGCACAGCGGCACGTCCAAGCCGGCGGAACGCTTCAGCCTCGATACGACGATGTTGGGAAAAGGGTGCGTGCACACGATCGCGTTCGGCTTCAGCGTACGGATGATGTGCGCGGTCTGCGCGTAAAAGATGCGATGCAGCGCGAGCTGGGACAGCCGGCCGATCTTCTTCTTATACTGAGACCGGTACACCATGCCGTACAGCTTCGGCTGGGAATTGATCGTCTTCTTGTATGCGTTAAATATCATCGGGAAAATCGTCGGATGCAGAAACGACCCGAGCTCGAGCACCCGCGTCTGCACGTTGGGAGACATTCGTTTGATGCTGACGGCCAGCGCATGGGCCGCCTGCGTGTGCCCGGCTCCGAATCCCTCCGAAAGGATCAATACCCTCTTCTTTCGTTGCAAGGAAGTTCACCTGACCTTAATGGGCGCCTCTCAACACTTGTGGTAACGTATCGGAAATACCTGGTACAACTGTATATGATTTAACCATATGATGCAAAGAATAACGACATTACCCGAGAAAAGCAACCGTACAGGAAGCCGTGATACAGCCGATGACGCAGCCGGCGGCGACGTCGGAAGGATAGTGCAGGCCGAGATACATGCGGGACATGCCGACGATCATCGCGAACGGGATCAGAATGAAGCCGATCCAATTGAAGGCGATGACGAAGGGGGCGATGACGGAGAAGATCGCCGTCGTATGTCCGGACGGAAACGAATGATCCTTCAGCGGGTTCTTGCAGGCGATCGCGTCCGGCAGGGCGAGATACGGACGGAGTCGCGGGTACAGCTTCTTCACGATGGCGACCGGAATATGACTGAGCGCCAAGGCGATGAACGCTTGCAGGCCGACCGTCGAAACGGGCTTCGGAGCCAGCCACCAGATGCCGAGCGTCGCGAGAATCGTCGCGCGCGCGCCCCCGAGATGCGTGATTCGGCTGAGCAGCATCCCTAGCAGCGCGTGATTGAATCTTCGATTGACGAGGAAGAACATGCGCTGGTCGTGAGCCTTCAGCCAAGTGACGATACGGGTCATTGTATGCGGATCCTCCTCTATTGTCTGTTCTTATTGTACTAGAAATGTCGGTATAATGGCTACAGCCATTATTGTAAAATGCTATTGTTAACGCGGTATCAGGGGAATGTGAAATGTTGCCCGGGACCGAATTTAACGCAGGGATGACGTTCCGCTAATAGATGCCGAATATACTATAGAAGCAATTATCGGCGGCCGGCGGCCGCAAGGGAGGCCAGAGCCATGAGAGTCGCATTGTTTACC is part of the Paenibacillus antri genome and encodes:
- a CDS encoding phosphatase PAP2 family protein, which produces MTRIVTWLKAHDQRMFFLVNRRFNHALLGMLLSRITHLGGARATILATLGIWWLAPKPVSTVGLQAFIALALSHIPVAIVKKLYPRLRPYLALPDAIACKNPLKDHSFPSGHTTAIFSVIAPFVIAFNWIGFILIPFAMIVGMSRMYLGLHYPSDVAAGCVIGCITASCTVAFLG